One stretch of Schistocerca nitens isolate TAMUIC-IGC-003100 chromosome 11, iqSchNite1.1, whole genome shotgun sequence DNA includes these proteins:
- the LOC126213574 gene encoding uncharacterized protein LOC126213574 isoform X1, translated as MEFSGWKVRSSSRRSTDYFVYDNDFQCNCRLMCIKCRACIHRYSCTCIDYTIKWNMCKHIHSVCQIQLKQQPSEHLGNSEVTLIESEDISVVDEKTEILAEVTKKSVNDSVPLSVQRRELIAEFSDIVSELTSNDLETAKKMLSSLKATVAVGMLQQKQAPLQIERKQAQKILPQRRLYSTKKNKKSNNASLVLPNPEESSLIKLSVLADKEDALVEKGSAVQKQPTIKNTEVVAGPFPITACAVQHGPTNRSTPMIQPIAKQAEVVSGPSLATSYVLKHSPRNSSTSTIQPIPKQAVVVPHPSIGTVRVLLHSSTNGAVLSNLNQ; from the exons ATGGAGTTTTCTGGTTGGAAAGTGCGttcttcttcaagaaggtcaacAGATTATTTTGTATATGATAATGACTTTCAGTGCAACTGCAGATTGATGTGCATTAAATGTAGGGCTTGCATTCATAGGTATTCTTGTACATGTATTGACTATACCATCAAATGGAATATGTGCAAGCACATACATAGTGTTTGCCAGATTCAGTTAAAGCAGCAACCTTCTGAACACCTAGGAAATAGTGAAGTTACACTTATTGAGAGTGAAGATATTTCTGTTGTAGACGAGAAAACAGAAATACTAGCGGAGGTAACGAAAAAAAGTGTTAATGATTCTGTACCTTTGTCAGTCCAAAGAAGGGAACTTATCGCAGAGTTTTCTGATATTGTATCTGAACTGACCTCAAATGACTTGGAAACTGCTAAAAAAATGTTATCATCACTAAAGGCAACTGTAGCTGTCGGAATGTTGCAGCAAAAACAGGCACCGCTGCAAATAGAAAGGAAACAAGCACAAAAGATTTTACCTCAACGTAGACTGTACTCTACGAAGAAAAACAAAAAGAGTAATAATGCATCCCTGGTGCTACCAAATCCAGAAGAATCCAGTTTGATCAAATTATCTGTACTGGCAGACAAAGAAGATGCACTTGTGGAAAAAG GTTCAGCTGTTCAAAAGCAACCAACAATAAAAAATACAGAGGTTGTAGCAGGTCCATTCCCCATTACAGCATGTGCCGTACAGCACGGCCCGACGAATC GCTCAACTCCCATGattcagccaatagcaaaacaggcTGAGGTGGTATCTGGTCCGTCTCTCGCTACATCGTATGTGCTGAAACACAGCCCGAGGAATA GCTCAACTTCCACAATTCAACCAATACCAAAACAGGCTGTGGTGGTACCACATCCATCCATCGGTACTGTGCGTGTGTTGCTACACAGCTCAACAAATG GTGCTGTTCTCTCAAATTTAAACCAGTGA
- the LOC126213574 gene encoding uncharacterized protein LOC126213574 isoform X2 — protein MEFSGWKVRSSSRRSTDYFVYDNDFQCNCRLMCIKCRACIHRYSCTCIDYTIKWNMCKHIHSVCQIQLKQQPSEHLGNSEVTLIESEDISVVDEKTEILAEVTKKSVNDSVPLSVQRRELIAEFSDIVSELTSNDLETAKKMLSSLKATVAVGMLQQKQAPLQIERKQAQKILPQRRLYSTKKNKKSNNASLVLPNPEESSLIKLSVLADKEDALVEKGSTPMIQPIAKQAEVVSGPSLATSYVLKHSPRNSSTSTIQPIPKQAVVVPHPSIGTVRVLLHSSTNGAVLSNLNQ, from the exons ATGGAGTTTTCTGGTTGGAAAGTGCGttcttcttcaagaaggtcaacAGATTATTTTGTATATGATAATGACTTTCAGTGCAACTGCAGATTGATGTGCATTAAATGTAGGGCTTGCATTCATAGGTATTCTTGTACATGTATTGACTATACCATCAAATGGAATATGTGCAAGCACATACATAGTGTTTGCCAGATTCAGTTAAAGCAGCAACCTTCTGAACACCTAGGAAATAGTGAAGTTACACTTATTGAGAGTGAAGATATTTCTGTTGTAGACGAGAAAACAGAAATACTAGCGGAGGTAACGAAAAAAAGTGTTAATGATTCTGTACCTTTGTCAGTCCAAAGAAGGGAACTTATCGCAGAGTTTTCTGATATTGTATCTGAACTGACCTCAAATGACTTGGAAACTGCTAAAAAAATGTTATCATCACTAAAGGCAACTGTAGCTGTCGGAATGTTGCAGCAAAAACAGGCACCGCTGCAAATAGAAAGGAAACAAGCACAAAAGATTTTACCTCAACGTAGACTGTACTCTACGAAGAAAAACAAAAAGAGTAATAATGCATCCCTGGTGCTACCAAATCCAGAAGAATCCAGTTTGATCAAATTATCTGTACTGGCAGACAAAGAAGATGCACTTGTGGAAAAAG GCTCAACTCCCATGattcagccaatagcaaaacaggcTGAGGTGGTATCTGGTCCGTCTCTCGCTACATCGTATGTGCTGAAACACAGCCCGAGGAATA GCTCAACTTCCACAATTCAACCAATACCAAAACAGGCTGTGGTGGTACCACATCCATCCATCGGTACTGTGCGTGTGTTGCTACACAGCTCAACAAATG GTGCTGTTCTCTCAAATTTAAACCAGTGA